One window from the genome of Leptospiraceae bacterium encodes:
- a CDS encoding phosphoribosyl-AMP cyclohydrolase, producing the protein MEIKKNFQVSINSIEEISELQLDFQKLQEVAKIPNIMPVIVQDIETKEVLMLAYVTPEALRKAIELKKAVFYSSKRKELWIKGETSGNYLELHEIRVNCEQNSLLYLVKPIKEGICHTYQKGTQKHRKTCYYRKIENEHLIFLKEYE; encoded by the coding sequence ATGGAAATTAAGAAAAATTTTCAAGTTTCCATAAATTCGATAGAAGAAATCTCAGAATTGCAATTAGACTTTCAAAAACTTCAAGAAGTAGCCAAGATTCCCAACATCATGCCAGTAATTGTTCAGGATATCGAAACCAAAGAAGTCCTCATGTTAGCGTATGTCACTCCAGAAGCTTTAAGAAAAGCCATCGAATTAAAAAAAGCAGTATTTTATAGCTCCAAAAGAAAAGAACTTTGGATCAAAGGGGAAACTTCCGGAAATTACTTAGAGCTCCATGAAATCCGTGTCAATTGTGAGCAAAATTCTTTGTTATATTTAGTAAAACCCATAAAAGAAGGAATTTGTCATACCTACCAAAAGGGAACACAAAAGCATCGAAAAACCTGCTATTACCGAAAGATTGAGAATGAACATTTAATTTTTCTTAAAGAATACGAGTAA
- the aroA gene encoding 3-phosphoshikimate 1-carboxyvinyltransferase, whose product MSIFKKYQEQDQDILFIPKVSSFRGEVELIGSKSIANRALILSSFCEEETLLQNVPDSEDVSVLIENLPFLGIEIQKLSSKELLIKGSPEWNPKKNYFNLKNAGTALRPLIAILSTKEIHQDIVIDGNEQMRKRPIKDLVEALSQIGVEIQSQNGYPPVKIQKGGWRKNQIFLSGKTSSQYLSALLLAAPLTFQEIEIFITDELVSKPYVDITIALMKKFQVEVINENYRYFNIPKQFYRSPKTLWIEGDATAATYFWTAGLLSGPVSTKGITLNSIQGDIQYLEVIKTLGGKVEFDHQSVRVFRLYPIKGLSIDMNAMPDAAMTLAITGLFAETYIEIYNVENLRVKESERIRGLHNELKKFGATVEERKDGLKIYPPKQIPKTPRIETYHDHRMAMAFSLASFLSDLEIINPDCVKKTYPNYFQDFESLCVL is encoded by the coding sequence ATGTCTATATTTAAAAAGTATCAAGAACAAGATCAAGACATTCTATTTATTCCAAAAGTTTCCTCGTTTCGTGGTGAAGTGGAATTGATTGGCTCCAAATCCATTGCTAATCGAGCTTTGATCCTTTCTTCTTTTTGCGAAGAAGAAACCCTACTCCAAAATGTTCCAGACTCAGAGGACGTTTCGGTGTTGATAGAAAATCTGCCTTTTTTGGGTATTGAAATCCAAAAGCTTTCTTCAAAGGAACTACTCATCAAAGGTAGTCCCGAATGGAACCCCAAAAAAAATTACTTTAATCTAAAAAATGCGGGAACAGCTCTACGCCCCCTCATCGCTATTCTATCTACAAAAGAAATTCATCAAGACATCGTGATTGATGGCAATGAACAAATGCGAAAAAGACCCATCAAGGATTTGGTGGAGGCGTTATCTCAGATTGGTGTGGAAATTCAATCCCAAAATGGCTATCCCCCCGTCAAAATCCAAAAAGGTGGCTGGAGGAAAAATCAAATCTTTCTTTCAGGAAAAACCTCTAGTCAATATTTGAGTGCTTTACTTTTAGCAGCGCCGTTGACTTTTCAAGAAATAGAAATTTTTATCACAGATGAATTAGTGAGCAAACCCTACGTAGACATCACTATCGCCTTGATGAAGAAGTTCCAAGTGGAAGTCATTAATGAAAACTATCGTTATTTTAACATACCAAAGCAATTCTATCGAAGCCCTAAGACCCTTTGGATTGAAGGAGATGCCACCGCCGCCACCTACTTTTGGACAGCCGGACTACTTTCAGGACCCGTATCTACAAAAGGAATCACTTTGAACTCCATCCAAGGAGATATTCAGTATTTAGAAGTCATCAAGACCTTAGGTGGAAAAGTAGAATTTGATCACCAAAGTGTTAGAGTTTTTCGTCTATATCCGATAAAGGGATTGAGTATTGATATGAATGCTATGCCAGATGCAGCTATGACCTTAGCAATCACAGGGCTTTTTGCCGAAACCTACATAGAAATCTATAATGTCGAAAATCTGAGAGTAAAAGAATCCGAGCGAATCCGAGGTTTACACAATGAACTAAAAAAATTCGGAGCTACCGTAGAAGAAAGAAAAGACGGGCTCAAAATTTATCCACCAAAGCAAATCCCAAAAACTCCCCGTATTGAAACATATCATGACCATCGAATGGCAATGGCATTTTCCTTAGCATCGTTTTTAAGCGATCTGGAAATTATTAACCCTGATTGTGTGAAGAAAACCTACCCCAATTACTTTCAGGATTTTGAATCCCTATGCGTTTTATGA
- the lipA gene encoding lipoyl synthase yields the protein MISQELTSKKIRIPIPFAIPVEIEKELPIPKKNLNSSSVRKSIKENFLNTVCEESLCPNLNHCWSMGTATYLIMGDRCTRRCGFCNIQTAKPLPLDPTEPMRLANSVREMKLKHVVITSVDRDDLKDGGSAHFASCIREVKKQNPQTTVEVLIPDFKGKEENLQKIWNEKPEIIAHNIETVPSLFREICPQSNYQISLKVLESTSKAGFLTKTSLILGLGETLEEVKEVIQEAKEKGVHILAIGQYLPPTQKHAKLKKLYPEEVFFELKDYALKLGYLHVESGSLVRSSYNAGIGIHEIIQRFYHMNA from the coding sequence GTGATTTCTCAAGAATTAACTTCAAAAAAGATACGAATCCCCATCCCATTCGCTATCCCTGTTGAGATTGAAAAAGAACTACCCATTCCTAAGAAAAATCTGAATTCAAGCAGTGTCAGAAAAAGCATAAAAGAAAATTTTTTGAACACTGTTTGTGAAGAGTCATTATGTCCTAATCTCAACCATTGTTGGAGCATGGGAACTGCTACTTATTTGATCATGGGGGATCGTTGCACAAGGAGATGTGGATTTTGTAATATTCAAACAGCAAAACCCCTTCCTTTAGATCCCACAGAACCAATGAGATTAGCGAACTCTGTCCGAGAAATGAAACTAAAACATGTTGTGATTACCTCTGTGGATCGAGATGATTTAAAGGATGGTGGAAGTGCTCATTTTGCTTCTTGCATTCGGGAAGTCAAAAAACAAAATCCTCAAACCACCGTTGAAGTGTTAATCCCGGACTTTAAAGGAAAAGAAGAAAATTTACAAAAGATATGGAATGAAAAGCCCGAAATCATTGCCCATAACATCGAGACTGTTCCTTCGTTGTTTAGAGAAATTTGTCCTCAATCGAATTATCAAATTTCCCTCAAGGTGTTAGAAAGCACTTCAAAAGCAGGTTTTTTAACGAAAACAAGTTTGATTTTAGGTTTAGGAGAAACACTCGAAGAAGTCAAAGAAGTGATACAAGAAGCAAAAGAAAAAGGAGTTCATATACTTGCCATAGGACAGTATTTACCACCTACCCAAAAACATGCCAAACTAAAAAAACTCTATCCTGAAGAGGTGTTTTTTGAACTTAAAGATTATGCCTTAAAATTAGGATATTTGCACGTTGAATCTGGTTCTTTGGTGCGTTCTTCTTATAATGCGGGAATAGGAATCCATGAAATCATCCAACGTTTTTATCACATGAATGCATAA